One Thermofilum sp. genomic window carries:
- the sppA gene encoding signal peptide peptidase SppA, with protein sequence MQVPSLGQKLWRKLPLILILLSVAVGIALFIARTPRPVSALYVAEIRVTGALDYSSTALLGATVGVEEYIRLIRQARDDPMAGAVILVFDSPGGTVAASYDLFEAVRELSERKTVVAYARNLMTSGAYLAALPAKRIYASPASLVGSVGVYTTVLVAEQLLGKLGVTVYTIKSGSMKDIGSLYREMSEEEVKVMEGIVDEYFQLFKEKVVAYRGSVDPEVFTGRPFAPKEAVAVGLVDGVADYEEALRRARELAGLPPDAPVVELKPRPLTLLDLLLRGASSARSITVPRLLILAMWPPPEAVVLP encoded by the coding sequence ATGCAGGTACCCAGCCTGGGTCAGAAGCTCTGGAGAAAGCTACCCCTAATCCTCATCCTACTCAGCGTCGCGGTGGGTATCGCTCTCTTCATCGCCCGCACGCCTAGACCGGTTTCAGCGCTTTACGTTGCCGAGATAAGGGTTACTGGAGCGCTCGACTACTCCTCCACAGCTCTCCTGGGAGCGACGGTAGGTGTAGAAGAGTACATAAGGCTCATCAGGCAGGCTCGGGACGACCCGATGGCCGGGGCCGTCATCCTGGTTTTCGACAGCCCGGGTGGGACAGTAGCCGCTTCCTACGACCTTTTCGAGGCGGTTCGCGAGCTCTCAGAGAGGAAAACCGTCGTAGCGTACGCGAGAAACCTCATGACCAGCGGCGCGTACCTCGCAGCGCTCCCCGCGAAGAGGATATACGCTAGCCCCGCGAGCCTGGTGGGCTCTGTGGGAGTTTACACAACCGTTCTCGTGGCTGAGCAGCTGCTCGGCAAGCTCGGGGTGACGGTGTACACGATCAAGTCGGGCTCTATGAAAGACATCGGCTCGCTCTACCGCGAGATGAGCGAGGAGGAAGTGAAAGTCATGGAGGGCATAGTAGACGAGTACTTCCAGCTGTTCAAGGAAAAGGTAGTCGCGTACAGGGGTAGCGTGGACCCCGAGGTGTTCACAGGGCGGCCTTTCGCCCCAAAGGAAGCGGTGGCCGTGGGGCTGGTAGACGGTGTAGCAGACTACGAGGAAGCCCTCAGAAGGGCGCGCGAGCTCGCCGGCTTGCCGCCAGACGCGCCGGTGGTTGAGCTAAAGCCCCGTCCCCTGACGCTCCTTGATCTACTTCTGCGAGGAGCGAGCAGCGCTAGAAGCATCACGGTGCCGCGCCTCCTCATCCTCGCGATGTGGCCTCCACCTGAGGCGGTCGTGCTACCTTAG